From Zea mays cultivar B73 chromosome 3, Zm-B73-REFERENCE-NAM-5.0, whole genome shotgun sequence:
TTAGAAAAACATAAATAGAAGTTGAGGAAAGTGGATTTCATCATATTATTTATTACTCCCTCCGGACAAATGTTTTGCATGGTCTCCAATGCACATTCTCAACCACCAACTTCTTCTAGAATATTCTTCAAGAGTTAAAATCCTTTAAGATCGTGATATTTTGCAAACACTTTAAATACAactctacacatatgttttcaaaCTAAATAATTTAAAAGTTATTGAAGTTCGTAACTTTTAAGGTTTCACCAAATGGCCCTCCTCTTCTCTGACCCCACCCCTGAGGAAACGCTCTTGAACACCTCTGGTATCTAAATAATATTTTTTTATCCTTCATAGCTGAAGTACCATACCTATTCGCTCCATTTGTTGCACTTGGTAGAAATAAACATCATTTGGATTTTGGAGATGAGCAATGAGTCTTGAAGTATAATGATTTACTCCAACAAAATCAATTTTGTTCCTCATGAACTCTTTATCTTTCTCTGAAAAGGTTGGAAGATCACTGCCCAGTCGCTGACGCATGCTTTCTgggtaatcaccaaaatatattgGATCTAGGTACCTTTAAGTAAAAGGAAATTAGTCAGCCGATGTCACACATTATCCTAGGAACACAAAACCAAATAAATGTTGGCACATTATACTACATAAATCTGTATGTTTTGTGGGGATGGGGAGGAATCTATGCCTTTTTTAAGGGGAAAAACTAGTCTAAAAGCTAAACAATGTTGGAAGACATGCCCATGTGATATTAGTAATATGAATAGCAACATACCATCCAAGTTGAAAGTCAAGCCTCCGCTGTGCAGCAATTTGGTCTTCCACATTTTCAGAAAATGGCTCTGCCCATTCACAATCAACAACCAACCCTACTTCACCACCTTGTGCAACCTATTTTTGTAACATGTAAAACCATCAGATGAACAAAATATACTGCCAGAAAGCAATGAAATGATGATGAGGGTACCAAATACAATACTGGTAGGAAATAAAATGAATTGCAGTACGTTTCCAAACTTCCAGTTCTCATTATAGACAAGGAACTTAGTGTGTAAGCATGATACAGTAGATACAGAAACGTGGAAGAGTCCAAAAAAAGAGAGTAAAAAGGAACCCATACTAACAAAGACCTAATGGAACCAACCAGCTGCTTTCAGGAGCAAGAATGCCAGGACCAGGAATCCAGGATTTACACTACCCACATAAGGACCTCAAGGCAGTTCATATAAGAACTAAAACGGACCTTGAATTTTCTTCTATAaacatcaacagcagcagcatgaGCCAAGATTTGGTGATGGGCAGCCAAGTAACATCTAGCAGTTTCACCTTGGCATCCTCCAGGTGCAAAAATTCCAATCCCATAACCATTGATTGCAGTTTGGAGAGGTTCATTGATCGTTATCCAATGCTTTACCCTGTCTCCAAAATTTGCAAAGCAAGCTTCTGCATACAATGCAAAGTACTCCCTGGGATATGTTTTATGGTGAGAAACTCATATAAACTACAGAAAATCAAGTTGCAACCACTTCTGGATAAAAAATTGTCTCGAAAAGAATCTCATATGTAATCATCCGTTTAAGCGTCAAGAAAACTTTGGTAATCATACTGCACACTAAAGATGCCTGCAGTGACTTACACAATCTTGTCAGAAATCCAGCCCCCCAGAGTCTTCTGAAGATTGTTTGGAAGATCCCAATGATATAGAGTTGCGTAAGGCTCAATACCTATTGCCAGACAGTCGAACGGTTAACAACTATAAGCTCTGTAACCTTTAAATTTATTCAGTAAAACATATGGTACCTTTCGAAATCATAAAATTGATGAGGTCATTATAGAAGGCGACTCCTTGATCATTGACATTTCCCCCCAAGCCATCTGTATTAGCATTGAGAAGCAGCAGAAAATTCAGATATTTATATCATGGTCCATGTCACGTGCAGTTATAAAATGGATCTTCTATCCGGTAAGTTTAGCATACCAGGAAATATACGCGCCCAAGATATAGAAAATCTGTATGCGCTAAAACCTAGACTTGCCATGAGCTCAATGTCTTCCTGAAAAGTTTATAGCAAACATTTCAATTCGTTGATAGTTACCCTATTACCAAGAAGAATGTGCCCCTCCACCCGCCGCTCTTTTTTTGTTGATTCTTTTTCTCATCTGTAGGAATGGTAGACAATACCTTGTATCGATGGTAGTGATCAACTGCAATTTCTCCATTGCTTCTGTCTAAGACATGTTCTGAAAAGGCACGTGTTTGAACACAAATGGTTAAATATATGTATTTCAAGATCATAAAGGAATCTCCTAAAAAAGAGAGCATAAAGGAACCAGATAAGCAAACCTTTGTCATCTGTAAATACATCCCATATGCTGTCTCCTTTGCCTCCCTCCCTTCTCGCTCCTTCAATCTACAGACGTAACTTCCAGTGTTAGAGAGAAAGGAACAGAAAGGAGGGTGGTTTCCTATCTGTATTTCCATTCTGTCTTTCTTGTGTGTAGGGCTCTAGGCACAGGCACCATTTTGTCCCCGAAAAACTCTGCATCTTTGAGTCAACTAATAGTCCAGTCCAGCTTGAGATTTATGCAACCCGACTTTAGACATGAACTCCTATTCTTTCATCACTCCCCCACTCTACACCCTGCAGCTGCGGACGGCAACAACAACTATACATGTATACCACACTATTTACCTCCTAACTGTGCATCCCCGTTCACCTGTCGTCCAGTGTTTGCCCGGTAAACCTTAGAGCAGCAAAGCGTGCACAAGCTAAAATGACTATATAACCTTAGTCCGTCCAAACCGAGCTGAATAGTGTGAAAAATTGTAAGGTGAAAATTTGTCGATTATAAACCTTAGTCCATCCAAACCGAGCTGAATCAACTCCACACCCTCCAAACTAAGCTGAAACCCCGATTGACAAGCAGAAGAAGCTTAAAACGCATTGACGGCGTCAGAGCTCGGAACTACAGTCAAAACAGAGACCAAACAGTGGAACCCACCACTCCGATTCGAATCTCAGAAGTAGAGACCCACCAAAGCAAGCCAGCGCGTGCACTAGCTGTCGCGCGGTGTGCAGGCGTAGGCAAGGCGCAAGCACGCGGCGGGACGGGACGGGACGGCAAGCGAAGGCGGCCCCGCGGGATGAGATGGGGACGGCGGCGGCCGGGTACTAACCTGGTACGCGGAGGTAGCGACGCCGAAGACGAAGCCGTCGGGGAAGTCGGCGCGGGTCACCTCCGGCTCGCGCCCCGTGCTCCCCATTGCTCCGGCGGGTGGGCTGAGTGGTGGAGTTGCTGGAAGCGAAGGCCTGAGCGATCTCGACGCGGcgtggaggaggagtcggtgaatTCGGAAGCGTGGGCTTGGGGGTAGAATTGAATTATTAAATGGCGCCTGACTCGGAGAGGAAGCGGCAGCCACACTCGCTCGCCAGTTGCCCCGGGCGGCGAGAGCGCAGGGTAAGAACTGAGAACACGTGAGCAGCCACGCCGGCGTGGCGTCCCTTGTCGGCCAATGCACGCGAGCGAGCGAGACGAGAGCGGCAGATCCGAGGGCGCTGTGTGCCAGTGTTCAGTCTACTGTGGCAGTTCGTCCGTTCCAGTCTTCCAGAAGGGATTGGCCCTACTTGTTTGTCATGCAGGTAGCCTTTCTGACAGCAGCTCCAGTGTTGCTCAAAAGCCGAACCGTGAGATGAAAAAACGAACCAAGACCATTGGAGCGATCCCCGATCGGACGTTGGTTGCTAGAGTTTCCGAACAGATGGGAACCATTCCAATTTTCGAGCATACTGAGCTCCAGTAGCCGATGTTCTGATTTTTTTCTGTTGTCTTGAGCTCCAGTAGCCAAATTCTATAGGACAGCAATCCGaccggctatgttgtatggagcagaagGTTGGCCCACTAAAAaacgacatgtccaacaactaaaTGTGACAAAGATGtgtatgttgcgctggatatgtggccacacaaggagagatcgagcccggaatgatgatatacgagagagagtaggagtgaCGTCAATTGAGTAGAAGCTTATGTAACatcgtttgagatggtttggatatatccaacgaagacctgaagaggcaccGGTGCATATCGAAATAATTAGACgtcccgagaatgtgaagagaggtagaggtcgaccaaccttgaCGTGAACAGAGGCTGTGAAAAGGGACCTGCAGaagtggaatattgataaagagctcgccgtggataggaagaggtggaagtgtgcaattcacgtgccagaacccttATTTGTAGTTTCGTTTTTCCTctttaatcgtttgaccttttcttgtgcccctttagatcttgctggttctTGTGAGTTTTATCTATTTTTATTGTTTTCCCGTTTCGTcgtttttcggttctcctttgcctttgtctccattttcttttctttggtgttgagctctgaggttttcatatgGGGTTTTATCTCTAACCTACCCTAACGTGTTTGGGACAAAAATACTTTGTTGTTATTGTCATCGTCGTCTTGTACTTAAAAAATACAGATAAAAATTATACTATTAGGCACGATATGTTAGCTGGACAAATTCCGATTGAAGTGCTTCGCAATTATTAGTCCTGATGGTGACAGATCTCATGCAGGACTGCAGGTTCAGGTTCTGTCCTGATATTTTCCAGTGCTAtatgatttgtaaacgaggtatttattgcatagctctagtaacttaatataaatattaagtttgcttttggtaaaat
This genomic window contains:
- the LOC100280071 gene encoding Beta-glucosidase 4-like, producing the protein MGSTGREPEVTRADFPDGFVFGVATSAYQIEGARREGGKGDSIWDVFTDDKEHVLDRSNGEIAVDHYHRYKEDIELMASLGFSAYRFSISWARIFPDGLGGNVNDQGVAFYNDLINFMISKGIEPYATLYHWDLPNNLQKTLGGWISDKIVEYFALYAEACFANFGDRVKHWITINEPLQTAINGYGIGIFAPGGCQGETARCYLAAHHQILAHAAAVDVYRRKFKVAQGGEVGLVVDCEWAEPFSENVEDQIAAQRRLDFQLGWYLDPIYFGDYPESMRQRLGSDLPTFSEKDKEFMRNKIDFVGVNHYTSRLIAHLQNPNDVYFYQVQQMERIEKWNSGEKIGERAASEWLFIVPWGLHKSLNYIAKKYNNPAIYVTENGMDEEDDQSATLDQVLNDTTRVGYFKGYLNSVAQAIKDGADVRGYFAWSFLDNFEWAMGYTKRFGIVYVDYKNGLSRHPKASALWFSRLLRGEAGTGTS